In a single window of the Arthrobacter sp. StoSoilA2 genome:
- a CDS encoding acVLRF1 family peptidyl-tRNA hydrolase: MDRRASAPQQRPPRASSRTALVPASRLVGWVDRFAGNHGPLTEETDDGGILLRAADGASALLKAPWPVDGRPGRGATDIERLAALAGQERGLGILLVRRGGFAVAVASGSKVLASKSGNRYVQSRTAAGGQSQQRYARRRSNQADALVDSAAEQAARIFAGHRVEYIVPGGDRALVDLVLAQPSLRALASRSQLAFLDVQEPKTAALAKAASDACSIRILVTDPAT, encoded by the coding sequence GTGGACCGCCGCGCATCCGCCCCGCAACAACGGCCGCCGAGGGCCTCCAGCCGCACGGCCCTCGTGCCGGCATCACGGCTGGTGGGTTGGGTGGATCGCTTTGCCGGAAACCATGGCCCACTCACTGAAGAGACTGACGACGGCGGCATCCTCCTCCGCGCCGCTGACGGGGCTTCTGCCCTCCTGAAGGCACCCTGGCCGGTCGATGGACGTCCAGGCCGTGGCGCCACTGACATCGAACGGCTTGCCGCTCTTGCAGGCCAGGAACGTGGTCTGGGTATCCTGCTGGTGCGTCGGGGCGGTTTCGCTGTGGCCGTGGCGAGCGGCAGCAAGGTCCTGGCATCCAAAAGCGGTAACCGCTATGTTCAGTCCAGAACGGCTGCAGGTGGCCAATCCCAACAACGTTATGCCCGGCGCCGCTCCAACCAGGCGGACGCCTTGGTGGACTCCGCGGCGGAACAGGCCGCGCGCATTTTCGCCGGCCACCGTGTTGAGTACATTGTTCCCGGCGGGGACAGAGCCTTGGTGGACCTGGTCCTGGCGCAACCCTCCCTGCGGGCCCTGGCCAGCCGAAGCCAACTTGCCTTCCTGGATGTACAGGAACCCAAAACTGCTGCGCTTGCAAAAGCTGCTTCGGATGCTTGTTCCATCCGGATCCTGGTGACTGATCCAGCAACGTGA
- a CDS encoding peptidylprolyl isomerase yields MATRSRDDREARRRIRQMEAKRALRQEQGKRRKRDNTVAIGAGAAAVILAVVLQLTVFSSNPTEAEFAAAEAGLNSPSASPSASNSADIPSPDTAAGKTFTGELALNSGVVGLELNGTAAPQAAAVIKSLTDAGYYNGAFCHRLTTSDTFGLLQCGAKSEDGSDDPNYRWGPLENTPTDNTYPAGTIAVARSGNNAYGNGHQFFIVYKDTTIPADAAGGYTVVGKVTSGLDVVTKIAAAGLKPGENATDGAPVAPVTIDSFSLK; encoded by the coding sequence TTGGCAACAAGGTCGCGGGATGACCGCGAAGCGAGACGCCGCATCCGGCAGATGGAAGCCAAGCGTGCCCTGCGGCAGGAACAGGGCAAGCGGCGCAAACGCGACAACACTGTTGCCATCGGCGCGGGCGCCGCGGCTGTGATCCTCGCGGTGGTACTGCAACTTACTGTTTTCAGTTCCAACCCCACTGAGGCAGAGTTCGCCGCCGCAGAGGCCGGACTGAACTCCCCGTCGGCCTCTCCTTCGGCCTCCAACAGCGCAGACATACCCAGCCCGGACACCGCAGCCGGTAAGACCTTCACCGGTGAGCTCGCACTGAACAGCGGCGTTGTGGGATTGGAACTGAACGGAACTGCTGCACCCCAGGCGGCGGCCGTCATCAAGTCCCTCACCGATGCCGGCTACTACAACGGCGCCTTCTGCCACCGCCTGACAACGTCCGATACGTTCGGCCTCCTGCAATGCGGAGCCAAGTCCGAAGACGGCTCAGATGATCCCAATTACCGCTGGGGTCCCCTGGAGAACACACCAACGGACAACACATACCCGGCTGGAACAATCGCCGTCGCCCGTTCGGGAAACAACGCCTACGGCAACGGTCATCAGTTCTTCATTGTGTATAAGGACACGACAATTCCTGCGGACGCGGCCGGTGGTTACACAGTGGTCGGCAAAGTCACCAGTGGTTTGGACGTGGTCACGAAAATCGCTGCGGCCGGCCTGAAACCGGGCGAAAACGCGACCGACGGCGCCCCTGTGGCACCTGTCACGATAGACTCGTTTTCTCTGAAGTAA
- a CDS encoding DUF948 domain-containing protein, whose amino-acid sequence MSGGDIAGLIAAGVFALLVLLLAVPILKLGGVFDEVRTTIRSISDGATPLMDEVTATVSTTNQQLKKVDGIASNVSDASANISALSSLVAATVGSPLIKVAAFSYGVRSAFAGRRAPSSGRRSR is encoded by the coding sequence ATGTCTGGTGGCGACATCGCCGGCCTGATTGCGGCAGGAGTGTTCGCACTGCTGGTCCTGCTGTTGGCCGTGCCTATCCTGAAGCTCGGTGGCGTCTTTGACGAAGTGCGCACCACCATCCGATCCATCAGCGACGGGGCGACGCCCCTCATGGACGAAGTAACCGCAACGGTTTCCACTACCAACCAGCAACTGAAAAAAGTCGACGGCATCGCATCGAACGTGTCCGACGCATCGGCGAACATTTCCGCCCTGTCCTCGCTGGTGGCTGCGACTGTTGGTTCGCCGCTGATCAAGGTTGCAGCCTTCAGCTATGGTGTCCGTTCGGCCTTCGCGGGCCGTCGCGCTCCTTCCTCCGGCCGTCGCAGCCGCTGA
- a CDS encoding replication-associated recombination protein A, with protein sequence MEDLFGAGANNDDESEDLPAGGGASDAAWMASQRSPLAVRMRPRTLDDVVGQQHLLGHGSPLRQLAAGAEAAGPAGPSSVILWGPPGTGKTTLAHVIARGPGRKFVELSAITAGVKDVRRVMDEALTARDLYKKTTVLFLDEIHRFNKAQQDALLPGVENRWVVLVAATTENPSFSVVSPLLSRSLLLTLKPLTDDDIAGLLQRAVADARGLAGRVELSPGALDHLVRLSGGDARRALTALEAAAGVAFGDSNAVSTVVEGEGETDGTNVTDGGNVTDDGEPGLAGDGAPDAPVLVELRHTERALDAAAVRYDRAGDQHYDVASAFIKSIRGSDVDASLHYLARMLEAGEDPRFVARRIIISAAEDIGMADPTALQTAVAAAQAVQLIGMPEGRIVLAEAVVHLATAPKSNAAYMGLNKAVADVRAGFGGGIPMHLRDAHYPGAKQLGHGKSYKYAHDEPHGVATQQYPPDDLVGKDYYEPTNNGAERDIAARLERLRKIIRGQ encoded by the coding sequence GTGGAAGATCTCTTTGGTGCCGGTGCAAACAACGACGACGAGTCGGAGGATCTGCCTGCCGGAGGGGGAGCCTCCGACGCCGCGTGGATGGCGTCCCAGCGGAGCCCGCTGGCAGTTCGGATGCGCCCCCGGACCTTGGATGACGTGGTGGGTCAACAGCACCTGTTGGGACACGGTTCCCCGCTTCGCCAGCTCGCCGCGGGCGCAGAAGCTGCCGGCCCGGCAGGGCCCAGTTCAGTCATTCTGTGGGGGCCTCCCGGAACCGGGAAAACGACGTTGGCACATGTCATCGCCCGCGGACCGGGGCGGAAGTTCGTGGAATTGTCTGCCATTACTGCCGGTGTGAAGGATGTTCGCCGGGTAATGGATGAGGCTTTGACCGCCCGGGACCTTTACAAGAAGACCACTGTCCTGTTCCTCGATGAAATCCACCGGTTCAACAAGGCGCAGCAGGACGCACTGTTGCCTGGCGTTGAAAACCGGTGGGTGGTCCTGGTGGCGGCCACCACGGAGAACCCGTCGTTCTCGGTGGTATCACCGCTGCTGTCCCGCTCGCTTCTGCTGACGCTGAAGCCACTGACGGATGACGACATTGCCGGTCTGTTGCAGCGGGCTGTTGCTGATGCCCGTGGCCTTGCCGGGCGTGTGGAACTCAGTCCCGGGGCTTTGGATCACTTGGTGCGGCTTTCCGGAGGTGACGCCAGAAGGGCCCTGACTGCCCTGGAAGCTGCGGCCGGCGTAGCGTTCGGAGACAGCAATGCCGTTTCAACCGTCGTCGAAGGGGAAGGCGAAACCGACGGGACCAACGTCACCGACGGGGGCAACGTCACTGACGACGGCGAGCCCGGACTTGCCGGGGACGGCGCCCCGGACGCTCCCGTACTCGTGGAACTGAGGCACACCGAGCGTGCCCTTGACGCCGCTGCTGTCCGTTATGACCGGGCCGGCGACCAGCACTACGACGTCGCCAGTGCGTTCATCAAGTCCATCAGGGGCTCGGACGTTGATGCCTCCCTTCACTATCTGGCGCGGATGCTGGAGGCGGGGGAGGACCCGAGGTTCGTGGCGCGGCGCATCATCATTTCCGCGGCGGAAGACATCGGCATGGCCGATCCCACCGCTTTGCAAACAGCTGTGGCAGCGGCACAGGCGGTCCAGTTGATAGGGATGCCGGAAGGCCGGATTGTCCTGGCCGAAGCTGTTGTCCACCTTGCCACCGCCCCCAAGTCCAATGCGGCGTACATGGGCTTGAACAAGGCGGTTGCCGACGTCCGTGCCGGTTTCGGCGGCGGCATCCCCATGCATCTGCGGGACGCGCACTATCCAGGTGCCAAGCAATTGGGACATGGCAAGAGCTACAAGTACGCCCATGATGAACCGCACGGGGTGGCGACCCAGCAGTACCCGCCGGATGACCTCGTGGGAAAGGACTACTACGAGCCAACCAACAACGGCGCCGAACGCGATATAGCTGCCAGGCTGGAACGGCTCCGGAAGATCATCCGGGGACAGTAG
- the rpsD gene encoding 30S ribosomal protein S4, producing MANNTRARRTARLSRALGIALTPKAAKYMERRPYGPGEHGRARKKQDSDYAVRLREKQRLRAQYGIREAQMTRAFEEARRTKGLTGENLVELLEMRLDALVLRAGFARTIAQARQLVVHRHIMVDGIRVDRPSFRVGEGQLIHVHSRSEVMAPFQVAAAGAHALNNVPAYLDVKLDALQARLVRRPKRSEVPVICEEQLVVEFYAR from the coding sequence GTGGCTAACAACACTCGTGCTCGCCGTACCGCACGCCTTTCGCGTGCACTCGGCATTGCTCTGACCCCCAAGGCCGCCAAGTACATGGAGCGCCGCCCGTACGGCCCCGGTGAGCACGGCCGTGCCCGCAAGAAGCAGGACTCCGACTACGCCGTACGTCTGCGCGAAAAGCAGCGTCTCCGCGCCCAGTACGGCATCCGCGAAGCCCAGATGACCCGTGCCTTCGAAGAAGCACGCCGCACCAAGGGCCTCACCGGTGAAAACCTGGTTGAGCTGCTCGAAATGCGGTTGGACGCCCTCGTACTGCGTGCAGGCTTCGCCCGCACCATCGCACAGGCCCGCCAGCTCGTTGTGCACCGCCACATCATGGTTGACGGCATCCGCGTGGACCGCCCGTCCTTCCGCGTTGGCGAAGGCCAGCTCATCCACGTTCACAGCCGCTCCGAGGTCATGGCTCCGTTCCAGGTCGCAGCTGCTGGTGCCCACGCCCTGAACAACGTGCCGGCATACCTGGACGTCAAGCTGGACGCCCTGCAGGCCCGCCTGGTTCGCCGCCCGAAGCGCTCCGAGGTCCCCGTGATCTGCGAAGAGCAGCTCGTCGTCGAATTCTACGCCCGCTAA
- the hisS gene encoding histidine--tRNA ligase has product MARTASLSGFPEWLPQERLVELHVLDTLRKTFELHGFSSIETRAVETVGQLLRKGEIDKEVYGLSRLQDDEEDSRSTTTDKADKADPNALALHFDLTVPFARYVVENAGYLAFPFRRYQIQKVWRGERPQEGRAREFTQADIDVVGDGELPFRYDVEIALVIAEALSALPIPDFRLRINNRKLAEGFYRGIGLTDTAGVLRSIDKLEKIGEGKVAELLKSELGASDEQAALALKLATIRTEDTSFVEQVRALGVTDDLLEEGLSELQQVIEAAVQRAPGKVVADLSIARGLDYYTGTVVETVLVGHEQLGSICSGGRYDALASKGNRKFPGVGLSIGVTRLVSRILSQELATATRAVPTAVLVALNNDDSWSAAQDVAAQLRGRGIATEVAAKAEKFGKQIKFADRRGIPFVWFTDDDGKHQVKDIRSGVQVDADPASWSPSEEDLHVRVITA; this is encoded by the coding sequence ATGGCACGTACCGCCTCCCTGTCCGGATTCCCCGAGTGGCTTCCCCAGGAGCGGTTGGTGGAGCTCCACGTGCTGGACACACTCCGGAAAACGTTCGAACTGCACGGCTTCTCCTCCATTGAAACGCGTGCCGTTGAAACAGTCGGCCAGTTGCTGCGGAAAGGCGAGATCGACAAAGAGGTCTATGGCCTGAGCCGCCTTCAGGACGACGAAGAAGATTCCCGGTCAACCACTACGGACAAGGCAGACAAAGCTGATCCGAATGCGCTTGCCCTCCACTTTGACCTCACTGTTCCCTTCGCACGCTACGTCGTGGAGAACGCGGGTTATCTGGCCTTCCCCTTCCGCCGCTACCAGATCCAGAAGGTCTGGCGTGGTGAGCGTCCGCAGGAAGGCCGTGCCCGCGAATTCACCCAGGCAGATATTGATGTGGTGGGCGATGGCGAGTTGCCGTTCCGCTACGACGTCGAAATTGCGCTGGTCATCGCCGAGGCCCTGAGCGCCCTCCCGATTCCGGACTTCCGCCTCCGGATCAACAACCGCAAGCTGGCTGAGGGCTTCTACCGCGGTATTGGCCTGACTGATACGGCCGGAGTCCTGCGGAGCATCGACAAACTGGAAAAGATTGGCGAAGGCAAAGTCGCTGAGCTGCTCAAGAGCGAGCTTGGCGCCTCGGATGAGCAGGCGGCACTGGCGCTCAAGCTTGCCACCATCCGCACCGAGGACACCTCGTTCGTGGAGCAGGTACGTGCCCTTGGGGTGACTGATGACCTTCTCGAGGAAGGCTTGAGCGAACTCCAGCAGGTCATTGAGGCCGCCGTCCAGCGCGCACCCGGCAAGGTGGTCGCAGACCTCAGTATCGCCCGGGGACTGGACTACTACACGGGAACCGTCGTCGAAACCGTCCTGGTAGGACACGAACAACTTGGCTCCATTTGCTCGGGCGGCCGGTACGATGCCCTGGCCAGCAAGGGAAACCGGAAGTTCCCGGGCGTCGGCCTGTCCATCGGCGTCACCCGCCTGGTCTCGCGGATCCTGAGCCAGGAGCTTGCAACGGCTACCCGTGCGGTGCCCACTGCTGTCCTGGTCGCTTTGAACAACGACGACAGTTGGTCCGCGGCACAGGACGTCGCGGCACAGCTTCGCGGCCGCGGTATTGCTACTGAAGTTGCCGCGAAAGCTGAAAAGTTCGGCAAGCAGATCAAGTTCGCGGATCGTCGCGGAATTCCGTTTGTTTGGTTCACTGACGATGACGGCAAGCACCAGGTCAAGGACATCCGGTCCGGCGTGCAGGTGGACGCGGACCCGGCCAGCTGGTCGCCGTCGGAGGAAGATCTGCACGTCCGTGTCATCACCGCCTGA
- the aspS gene encoding aspartate--tRNA ligase, translated as MLRTHDLGSLRSEHIGQTVTLAGWVGRRRDHGGVAFVDLRDASGVAQVVVREEEVFHGLRNEYVLQVTGTVNKRPEGNENPALATGEIEVIADKVIILNTSDPLPFQIDEHVEVGEEARLKHRYLDLRRPGPARNLRLRSEANRIARELLHQRGYVEIETPTLTRSTPEGARDFVVPARLAPGSWYALPQSPQLFKQLLQVGGFEKYYQIARCYRDEDFRADRQPEFTQLDIEASFVDQDDVIELGEAIVKALWQLIDVEVPTPIRRMTYLDAMAKYGSDKPDLRFGLELTELTEFFKDTNFGVFKAPYVGAVVMPGGASQARRALDAWQEWAKQRGAKGLAYVLYKEDGELAGPVAKNLTDEERAGLADAVGAKPGDCIFFAAGEKSASRALLGAARVEIGHRTGLIDPNDWAFVWIVDAPMFEPAAAAVASGDVAVGAGQWTAVHHAFTSPKPEFLDTFDKDPESALSYAYDIVCNGNEIGGGSIRIHEREVQERVFQLMGLDKEDAQTKFGFLLEGFKYGAPPHGGIALGWDRVVALLAGVESIRDVIAFPKTGNGFDPLTAAPAPITAQQRKEAGVDFKPETKPAAKPETKSE; from the coding sequence GTGCTGCGCACACATGACCTCGGATCACTTCGCTCCGAGCACATTGGACAAACCGTTACCCTGGCCGGCTGGGTGGGCCGCCGCCGTGATCACGGTGGCGTTGCATTCGTTGACCTTCGTGACGCTTCCGGTGTCGCCCAGGTGGTTGTCCGTGAAGAAGAGGTCTTCCACGGCCTGCGGAACGAATACGTCCTGCAGGTGACGGGTACCGTCAACAAGCGTCCTGAAGGCAATGAAAACCCTGCGCTGGCTACCGGCGAGATCGAGGTCATTGCGGACAAGGTCATCATCCTGAATACCTCGGACCCCCTGCCGTTCCAGATCGACGAGCACGTCGAAGTGGGCGAAGAAGCGCGCCTTAAGCACCGCTACCTTGACCTTCGCCGCCCTGGCCCCGCACGGAACCTCCGCCTCCGCTCAGAGGCAAACCGCATTGCCCGCGAGTTGCTGCACCAGCGGGGCTACGTCGAGATTGAAACACCCACGTTGACGCGTTCGACGCCGGAAGGCGCCCGCGACTTCGTCGTCCCCGCCCGGCTTGCCCCGGGTTCCTGGTACGCGCTGCCGCAGTCGCCGCAGCTTTTCAAGCAGCTGCTCCAGGTGGGCGGATTCGAAAAGTACTACCAGATCGCCCGCTGCTACCGTGACGAAGACTTCCGCGCGGACCGCCAGCCCGAATTCACCCAGTTGGACATCGAGGCCAGCTTCGTTGACCAGGACGATGTCATCGAGCTCGGTGAAGCAATTGTGAAGGCCCTGTGGCAGCTGATCGACGTCGAGGTCCCCACGCCCATCCGGCGCATGACGTACCTGGACGCCATGGCAAAGTACGGTTCCGACAAGCCGGACCTGCGCTTCGGCCTGGAGCTGACCGAGTTGACGGAGTTCTTCAAGGACACCAACTTCGGCGTCTTCAAGGCACCTTATGTTGGCGCCGTCGTCATGCCAGGGGGTGCTTCGCAGGCGCGCCGTGCCTTGGATGCCTGGCAAGAATGGGCAAAGCAGCGTGGCGCAAAGGGACTGGCCTACGTTCTTTACAAGGAAGACGGCGAACTCGCCGGCCCCGTGGCCAAGAACCTCACCGACGAAGAGCGGGCCGGCCTGGCCGACGCCGTTGGTGCCAAGCCGGGTGACTGCATCTTCTTCGCCGCCGGCGAGAAGTCCGCATCACGGGCCCTCCTTGGCGCTGCACGTGTTGAAATTGGCCACCGCACTGGCCTGATCGATCCCAACGACTGGGCCTTCGTATGGATCGTGGACGCGCCGATGTTCGAGCCCGCTGCCGCTGCAGTTGCCTCCGGTGACGTCGCTGTGGGTGCCGGGCAGTGGACAGCCGTGCACCATGCCTTCACCTCTCCCAAGCCGGAGTTCCTTGACACCTTTGACAAGGATCCTGAGTCGGCTCTGTCCTACGCCTACGACATCGTGTGCAACGGCAACGAAATCGGTGGTGGCTCCATCCGTATCCATGAGCGCGAAGTCCAGGAACGCGTCTTCCAGCTCATGGGCCTGGACAAGGAGGACGCCCAGACCAAGTTCGGCTTCCTGTTGGAGGGCTTCAAGTACGGCGCGCCACCGCACGGCGGCATCGCACTGGGTTGGGACCGCGTAGTGGCTCTGCTCGCTGGTGTCGAGTCCATCCGCGACGTCATCGCCTTCCCGAAGACCGGCAACGGCTTTGACCCGCTGACTGCCGCTCCTGCCCCGATTACGGCACAGCAGCGGAAGGAAGCCGGCGTCGACTTCAAGCCGGAAACCAAGCCTGCGGCCAAGCCGGAGACCAAGTCCGAATAA
- a CDS encoding DUF6167 family protein: MKRIVWMGIGVAIGIIAFRKVTEAKATIGPDGLNRAVGRLADGLFEFADAVRSGMHEREEDLRSALGIQSVDINTSPARR; encoded by the coding sequence ATGAAAAGAATCGTTTGGATGGGCATTGGGGTGGCGATTGGCATTATTGCCTTCCGCAAGGTCACCGAGGCCAAGGCCACTATCGGCCCGGATGGCTTGAACCGTGCAGTTGGGCGCCTTGCCGACGGCTTGTTCGAGTTCGCGGATGCGGTGCGCTCAGGCATGCATGAACGCGAAGAGGACTTGAGGTCCGCGCTGGGCATTCAGAGTGTGGATATCAACACCAGCCCCGCCCGGCGCTAG
- a CDS encoding GNAT family N-acetyltransferase encodes MLEQAFLETLMDKAWPAVERKDTGEWVLRASSGVTQRANSVWPRSLPGAAGTAGLGGTEDIARSVSSASAWYRQRRLPLIFQIFDDSRSAGLNAVLDGQRFTRQSETLIMVRGMDALENLSAGPKGVEVSDTPTDEWLRLWWSVDGRGGEVELEVARTILTGCKSLYALVRDDDGVPAAVGRLALVDGWGGLYTMATSVTHRRRGYATMVLSALLEQGAARNLQGFWLLVTASNRGAQALYSRAGFVEQGSYLYRQAPLRRAPGGC; translated from the coding sequence ATGTTGGAACAAGCATTCTTGGAAACCCTCATGGATAAGGCGTGGCCGGCCGTGGAGCGCAAAGACACGGGGGAGTGGGTGCTCCGCGCGTCCTCCGGGGTCACGCAGAGGGCGAACTCCGTGTGGCCGAGGAGCCTGCCTGGCGCGGCCGGAACTGCTGGCCTGGGCGGGACTGAAGACATAGCGCGGTCAGTCAGTTCGGCATCAGCCTGGTACAGGCAGCGGCGTCTCCCGCTCATTTTCCAGATATTCGATGACTCCCGTAGTGCAGGCCTTAATGCCGTCCTGGACGGGCAACGCTTCACCAGACAGTCCGAAACCCTGATTATGGTCCGGGGCATGGACGCCTTGGAGAACTTAAGTGCCGGGCCCAAGGGCGTAGAGGTCTCGGACACGCCCACCGATGAATGGCTTCGCTTGTGGTGGTCCGTGGATGGTCGCGGTGGCGAGGTGGAACTCGAGGTTGCCCGCACCATTCTTACCGGATGCAAGTCTCTGTACGCGCTGGTGAGGGACGACGACGGCGTGCCGGCCGCCGTCGGACGCCTCGCCCTGGTGGACGGCTGGGGAGGCCTCTACACAATGGCGACCTCGGTCACCCACCGCAGGCGGGGATACGCGACGATGGTCCTGTCAGCGCTGCTGGAGCAGGGGGCGGCCCGCAATCTCCAAGGTTTTTGGCTGTTGGTCACCGCATCCAACCGCGGTGCCCAGGCGTTGTATTCACGGGCCGGGTTCGTGGAACAAGGAAGCTATCTGTATCGGCAGGCTCCTTTGAGGCGGGCGCCGGGAGGCTGCTGA